DNA sequence from the Candidatus Methylomirabilota bacterium genome:
AGGAGGAAGAGCACCGCGGCCTGGAAGAACACGCGCACCAGCTCGCCGGTGCGGTTGAGGAACAGGATCGCGGTGAAGGTGTACCCCATCAGCAGCAGGTAGACCGCGAGGGTCGCGTAGGCGATGGGAGAGGCGAAGATCGCCTGCTCCTCCTTGAGCAGCAGCGTGCCGAAGTGCCTCACGGGCCGTCTCCCGCTCGGTCGCCGGTGAGGCCCAGGAAGAGCGCCTCCAGATCCACCGGGGCCGGGCCCATCTCGACGAGCCCGAAGCCGCCCGCGACGAGCGAGGCGGCCAGCGCCTCCGAAACGGTGGCGCCGGCCTCCGCGTCCACGAGATACGCGGCCGGATCCGATGCGGCGTCGGTCGTCTCGACGCGCACGCCACGGACTCCGGGGACGGCGGCGAGGGCGGCCCGCACCGCGTCCGGCCGGCCGCGCACGCGCAGCCGAATGCGCTGGCCGAGCCCGCCGGTCCGGAGCGAGTGCACGCCGAGGAGGCGGCCGTTGAGGAGGATCGCCACGCGGTCCGCCACGCGCTCGATCTCGCCGAGGATGTGGGAGGTGACCAGCACCGTCCGCTCGCCGGCGAGCGCGCGGATGTGCCCGCGCATCTCGATGATCTGGCGGGGATCGAGACCGTTCGTCGGCTCGTCGAGGACCAGCAGCTCCGGGTTGCCGAGCAGGGCCTGGGCGATCGCGACCCGCTGCCGGTAGCCGCGGGAGAGCTTGCCGATGAGCAGGCGGCCGACGTCGCCGAGGGCCAGCCGCTCGATGGCGCCCTCCACCGCCGACCCGACGCGGTCGCCGGCCAGCCCCTTGAGCCGCGCCATGAAGCCGAGGAATTCCCGGACCCGCATCCAGCCGTAGAGCGGGCTGTCCTCGGGCACGTAGCCGACCCGGGCCCGAGCCTGAAACGACTCGTCCACCACGTCGAGGCCGGCGATGCGGGCGGTGCCCGCGGACGGACGGAGGTAGCCGGTGAGGATGCGCAGAATCGTGGTCTTGCCGGAGCCGTTCGGGCCGAGCAGTCCCATGACCTCGCCGGTCTCGACCTCGAGCGAGATCCGGTCGACGGCGAGGCGGGGCCCGTACCACTTGGTGAGATGGTCGGCGACGATGATCGGGGGCATCGGGAAGAACGACGCCGCCGGACGGCTCGACCGTCCGGCGGCGCGGGCTAGTTCAGGATCTCCGACCCGGAGTCCGCCTACTCGAACATCTGGGGCGCCTTGGTCGAACGGGCCTTGCCGGCCGGGCCGTCCGGATCGTGCGCGGTCATGAAGCTGGCGTTCTCGCGCCCCTGCAGCATCCGGATGTACTCGTACGCGTTCAGGATTCCGGCGGGATAGTACGCGAGCGAGATGTCGGGCAGCAGGTTCTTGGTGACGTTCTCGGAGAAGTACACGTTGTCGCTGGTGAGGACGACCGTGCCGGTCTTGGGCAGGCGGACGATCGCCATCTGGCTGCCCGGAGTATGGCCGGGCCAGTTCTTGACGACGACGCTGCCGTCGCCGAACACGTCCAGATCGCCGGTCAGCTGCTCCATCTTGAACTTGTTGGGCAGCGCCTCGCCCAGGTCGTTGCGGAGGCACGCCACGTCACCGGGGATGTAGGGACCGGCGGTGCCGGGCTCGGGCCAGGCCGCGTTCTTCATCTCGTCCTTCTGGACGAGGAGGGTCGCCTTGGGGAACTTGCAGACGTTCCCGCCGTGGTCGAGATGCATGTGGCCGACCGCCACGTACTTGATGTCGTCGGGGCTGAGCCCGATCTTCTTCAGCTGGGTATCGATCGCCACGTCCGGACCGCGCTCGGGAGTGAGGCCCTTGATGAACGGCCCCCAGTAGCTGGGGTCGCTGATGATCTTGTCGTTGTTCCCGGTGTCGAACAGGAAGTTGCCCTTCGGGTGCCGGACGACGAAGAAGCCGACCGGGACGGTGATCGGGTTGGTGGAGGCTCCCGACTGCAGAGCGCTCTTCGCGATCGTCAGCCCTCCGGAGCTGAACGCGTACATCTTCATTCCGGCGGGAGCAGGGGTCTGCGCGAAGGCGGGAGAGGCGACGAGTAGGATTGCGACTGCCAAGCACGACACCGTAGAGACGATCCTTCGGATCATTCGGTTCTCCTCAGCGGCCCGATGCTTCCGCTCTGAAGACGTGAACGCGCCAGGAACTTTCCGCGACGGCTGCATCCTCCCTTCCGGGCTGGCAGGCCCGTCGATGGGGCGGAGTATAGAAATGCCTCGTGAAGCTGTCAAGGTAAGCTGTTGATGTCGCTTCACAAGTTGTGAAGTTCGTCGGCATCTGCAAAATTTGACAAATCTCGCTCACTAAACATAGGATGAGCGCGCCATGCAAATCCGAGAGCTCCTCGACGAGCTCTTGACGTCGCTCGAGACCGGTCCGCTGATCACCGCGGTGCGCCACTTCGAGTCCCGGCCCGCGGTCTTCGCCCCGTTTCCCTCCTCGCTCGACCCGCGCATCGTGGAGGCGCTGAAGGCGCGCGGGATCGAGCAGCTCTACTCGCATCAGGCGCGCGCCTTCGAGACGGCGGCCAAGGGCGAGCACCTGGTGGTGGTGACCCCGACCGCCTCCGGCAAGACGCTCTGCTACAACCTGCCGGTGTTGCAGGCGCTGGTGCAGCAGCCCGAAGCCCGCGTGCTCTACCTCTTCCCCACGAAGGCGCTCGCGCAGGATCAGCTCGCCGAGCTGACCGAGCTGGCCAAGTCGCTGCCCGACATGCGGATGTTCACCTACGACGGCGACACCCCGCAGGACGCGCGGCGCTCGGTACGCGCGCGGGCCAACCTGGTGCTCACCAACCCGGACATGCTGCACTCCGGGATCCTGCCGCACCACACGAAGTGGGTGAACCTGTTCCAGAACCTGAAGTACGTGGTGATCGACGAGCTGCACGCCTACCGGGGCGTCTTCGGCAGCCACCTCGCCAACGTGCTGCGCCGGCTCAAGCGCATCTGCCGTCACTACGGCGCGACTCCGCAGTTCATCATGGCCTCGGCCACCATCGCCAATCCCGGCGATCTGGCCCAGCGCTTGACCGGCGAGCCGGTGGCGGAGCTGAACGAGAGCGGCGCGCCCACCGGCGAGAAGACCTTCATGGTCTACAACCCGCCGGTGATCAACCCCGACCTGGGCATCCGCGCGCCGTATCTCGGCGAGGCGTCGAGGCTGGCCGCGCGCTTCCTCAAGCAGAAGGTCGCCACCATCGTGTTCTGTCAGAGCCGGCTCTCCACCGAGGTGGTGCTGGCCTCGATCAAGAAGGAGGTCGAGGACAAGACCGGCGACTCCGGGATCGTGCGCGGCTATCGCGGCGGCTACCTGCCGCTCCGGCGCCGCGAGGTGGAGCGCGGGCTCCGCTCGGGCGACGTGCTGGGCGTGGTGGCGACGAGCGCGCTCGAGCTGGGCATCGACATCGGGCATCTCGACCTGGCGGTGCTCGCGGGCTACCCCGGGACCATCGCCTCGATGTGGCAGCAGGCGGGCCGCGCGGGCCGGCGCAGCGGCGAGTCCGCCGCGGTCATGGTGGCGACGAGCTCCCCGATGGATCAGTACCTGGCCGCGCATCCCGACTACCTGTTCGGCGCGCCGCCCGAGCACGCGCGGGTGAATCCCGAGAACCCCTTCATCCTGATCAACCACGTCAAGTGCGCGGCGTTCGAGCTGCCCCTGGGCGCCGACGAGCCCTTCGGGGGCGACGTGTCGGCGCATCTGGCCGCGCTCGAGGAGGAGGGCGTGCTGCACCGGGCGGGCGAGCACTTCCACTGGAGCTCGGAGACCTACCCGGCCGACCACATCTCCCTGCGCACGGTGACCTCCGACAACTTCCTGGTCATCGACACCACCGCGCGCGATGCTCAGCAGGTGAAGCGGCGCCAGATCATCGCGGAGGTGGACTGGAAGAGCGCCTTCGCCATGATCTATCCCAAGGCGATCTACATGGTGGAGGGCGAGCCCTTCGAGGTACAGGAGCTCCACTATCGCGAGGACGAGGAGAAGGTCGCCTACGTGAAAAAGGTGGTCGTCGACTACTTCACCGACGCGATCACCGCCAAGGGGGTATGGATCCTCCAGCGCTTCGGCCGCCAGGAGACGCCGGGCCTGCTCGCCGAGCAGGGCGAAGTGCTGGTCGCCGAGAAGGTGGTGGGCTTCAAGAAGATCAAGATGGGTACGCTCGAGAACGTGGGCTCGGGCGAGGTCGAGCTGCCGCAGCAGGAGATGCAGACCACCAGCGCGTGGCTGACCCTCGACCCGGGACTTCTCGACCAGATCTCCTCGCGCCGCGACGACCTGGTCGACGGGCTGCGCGCGCTCACCCACCTGCTACACCACCTGGCTCCGATCTTCCTGCTCTGCGACATCCGCGACGTCGGCTCCTGGCTCGGCGACGGCTCGCCCGCCCAGGCCGGCCAGGTGGTGACGCGGGAGACCATGCGCGCGCAGCTGCTCCAGGGCGAGACCTTCACGCCGACGATCTACCTCTACGACAACCAGCCCGGCGGCATCGGCCTGGCCGAGCGCATCTTCGAGGTGCTCCCGGACCTGCTCGCCCGCGGGCTCGAGACGCTCGAGGCCTGCGGCTGCCGTAGCGGCTGCCCGTCCTGCGCCGGCCCGGTGAACGAGGTGGGCCGTCAAGCCAAGCCGGTGGCCCTGGCGATCCTGCAGCGCCTCGTGCGCCGGCGCTGACCGCCCGCTCCGTTGGGCCGCGATCTCACCGAGCTGACCCGGATCATCCGCCGCATCGAGGCCAAGACCCGCGCCTCGAGCCCGGCCGCGTCTCCGCCGCGGGCACGCGCCACCATCGAGGACCTGTTGGAGGGCGCCATCGAGGAGACGGAGCGGGGCCGGCTCCTGGTGGTGCGCCGGCGGTTCCCGGTGGACCATCGCCACGGGGCCCAGTCGCTGCTCGCCGCCCGCGACGCGGCCTCGCCGGCGCTCGCCCTACTGGCCCGCGCGGGCGCCGCGCCGGCGGAGGGCCGCCGTCTCCTCTATCTCGACACCGAGACCACCGGCCTGGCCGGCGGCACCGGCACCTACGCCTTTCTGGTCGGGGTCGGCTTCTTCGACGGCGACGACTTCGAGGTGCGGCAGTTCTTCATGCGCGACCTCGACGAGGAGCCCGCGCTGCTCTGCGCGCTGGAGACGATGTTCCGGCGGTTCGACGGCTTCGTGACGTACAACGGCGGCGGCTTCGATCTCCCGCTGCTGGAAACGCGCTTCGTGCTCGGCCGTCGGCGCTTTCCCGGCGAGGAGGTCTTCCACGTCGACCTGCTGGGCGCCGCGCGGCGCCTGTGGAGCGCGCGGCTGGCCGACTGCCGGCTGGGCACGGTGGAGCAGCACGCGCTGCGGTTCGCGCGCGAGCACGATCTGCCCGGCGCGCTGATCCCGACCGTGTACTTCGAGTACCTGCGACGCAAGCAGCCGCACGCGCTCCCGCGCGTCTTCGAGCACAACCGGCACGACATCCTCTCGCTGGCCGCGCTCACCGGCTGGGTCGCGGACGCGATCACCCGGGCGCCGGTGCCCGATCTGGAGCCGGAGGCCCTGGCCGGCCTCGGCCGGCTGCTGGAGGCGAGCGAGCCTGCGCGGAGCCTCGCCTGCTACCGCATGGCCCTCGACGCCGGGCTGCCGACCCCGTCGCGCGAGCGGCTCCTGCTGCGCCTGGCCCAGGGCGAGAAGCGACGCGAGCGCTGGGACGAGGCTCGCGCCCTCTGGGAGGCCGCGGCCCGGGGACCTCGTGACTTCGACCCGCGCCCGTGGGAGGAGATCGCCAAGGTCCACGAGCATCGCCGGCGCGACCTCGCCGCCGCCCGCCTGGTCGTGGAGGAGGCGCTCGACCTGGCCCGGCGCCATCGCGCGTCCGAGCGCGTGCTCGCCGCGTTCGAGCATCGGCGGGAGCGCCTGGCCCGCCGGCTCGAGCGGGCGGTCGGTCTCGATAGCGCTCGACAGTCCGCCTGATCGCCGCTCGCGGCGGACGCCGCCAACGTCTCGTGAATTAGGTTTGACACATCTTGTTCATTAGGGTAGCCTCACACCTCGTTTCAGTCTTCCACGAAGCACCCCAGGAGGCGGGGCCATGGCGACACCTCGGACGAGGCGAGCGTGGACGATCATGCTTGCGGCAGGGCTCGCACTGGCCGTCGGGATGCCGGCGGCGAGCGGACAGAGTGCGGCGGTGACGGTGTACTCGGCGCGCTCCCACTACGGGCAGGAGCCGGCCATGGAGGCCTTCACCAGGAAGACGGGCATCCAGGTGAAGAGCTTCGGCGGCGAGTCCGGGCCGCTGTTCGAGCGGCTGAAGGCGGAGGGTGACAAGACGCCGGCCGACGTGCTCATCAGCGTCGACGCCGGCAATCTCTGGAACGCGGCGCGCGCCGGGCTGTTGTCCAAAGTGGACTCGCCCGAGATCGCGGCCAACGTGCCCGCGCACCTGCGGGATCCCGAGAACCGGTGGGTCGGCCTGACCGTGCGGGCCCGCACGATCATGTACAACACCGCGAAGGTGAAGCCGGAGGAGCTGTCCACCTACGAGGCGCTCGGCGATCCCAAGTGGAAGGGCCGTCTGTGCCTGCGCTCCTCGACCCACATCTACAATCAGTCGCTGATCGCCACCATGATCAAGCGCCGCGGCGAGGCGAAGGCGGAGGCGATCGTGCGCGGCTGGGTGGCCAACAACCCGACCCTGATCAACGGCGACACGAAGATCCTGGAGGCGGTCGCGGCCGGCCAGTGCGACCTGGCCCTGACCAACACGTACTATCTCGGACGAATCGTGGCCAAGGACGCGGCCTTCCCGGTGGCCGCCTTCTGGGCCGACCAGCCGACGCCGGGCACCCACGTGAACATCTCGGGCGCCGGGGTGACCGCGCATTCCAGGAACCGCGCGGCCGCCATCAAGCTGATCGAGTTCCTCACGAGTCCCGAGGCGCAGCAGATGTTCGCGGACTCCAATTTCGAGTACCCGGCCAATCCGCAGGCCGGCGTGAATCCGGTGATCGCCAAGTGGGGCACGTTCAAGCAGGACGATACCAACGTGGCCGCGGCGGGCGAGTACCAGGCGGCCGCGACCCGGCTGGCGGATCGGGCGGGCTACAAGTAGACGTGTCGATCCCGCCTCGCTGACCGCATGCTCGCGCTGCGGCCGGCGAGGCCGGCCTTGTGGTCCTGGCTCGCCGTGGGCATCGCGGCGACGCTCGCGGTGCCCATCGCGGTCGTGCTCTCCGCGCTCGCGGCGCCCTCACGCGACATCTGGCTGCACCTCTGGCGGACCCAGCTCCTGGAGCTGATCGCCCATACCGTGTGGCTCCTCGTCGGGGTGGGGGCGGGCACGCTGATCGTCGGCGGTGGCCTCGCCTGGCTGGTCGTGCACCACCGGTTTCCCGGCCGCTCGGCGCTCGAGTGGGCGCTGATCCTCCCCCTGGCCGTGCCGGCCTACGTGATCGGCTTCGCGTTCCTCGGGCTCTTCGAGTATTCGGGGCCGCTCCAGACCGGGCTGCGCGGCTGGTGGGGACCCGGCGCGCGGCTGCCCGAGCTTCGGTCCCTCGGCGGCGTGGCTCTGATGATGACGCTGGTGTTCTATCCGTACGTGTACCTGCTGGCCCGCGTCGCCTTCCGCGAGCAGGGCACCGCGGTGGTGGAGACCGCGCGCAGCCTCGGGCGCTCCCGCTGGGGCGCGTTCCTGCGCGTCACCGTGCCGATGGCGCGGCCCTCGCTGGCCGCCGGCGTCGCGCTGGCCATGATGGAGGCGCTCGCCGATTTCGGCACGGTGGCTATTTTCGGCTACCGGACCCTCACCGAGGCGATCTACCGCGTCTGGTACGGGATGTTCGACCGCATCGCGGCCACCCAGCTCGCCAGCGTCCTGCTCCTGTTCGCGCTCGCCCTGCTGCTCCTCGAGCGCCGCGCGCGAGGCCGCGCCCGGTTCACCCAGGCCGCGCGCGGGACCGCCACCGTCGAGCCGCGGGCGCTTCACGGCTGGCGCGCGGCCGCGGCCACCGCCTGCTGCGGCGTGGTCCTCTTCTTGGCGTTCCTGCTCCCGGTGGGTCAGCTCGGGTGGTGGGCGGTGGCGGTGATACGGGCCGGTCGGATCGCGCCCGACTTCGCCGCACTCCTGGGCCGTACCGGTCTCCTGGCAGCCAGCGCGGCCGTGGTCGTCTGCGCGCTGGCGGTGCTGCTCGCCTACGCGGGCCGGCTCGACGGCGGCGGCTCGGTGCGCCTGGCCACGCAGCTGGCCTCCATGGGCTACGCGGTCCCCGGCGCGGTGATCGCGGTCGGGGTCCTGCTGCCGCTCGCGTGGGCCGACCACGCCCTGGTGCCGCCGCTCGAGCGCGCCCTCGGCCGCCCGCTCGGCCTCCTGCTCACCGGCTCGGCGGCCGGGCTGATCGTCGCCTACGTCGTCCGCTTCCTGGCGGTGGGGCTGCAGACGGTGGAGGCGAGCCTCGGCAAGATCTCGCCCGCCCTCGACGATGCCGCGCGCATGCTGGGGGCGCGCGCGGGAGCCGCCCTGCGCCGCGTGCACCTGCCGCTCATGCGCGGGGGCGTCCTCACCGCCGCGGCGCTGGTCTTCGTCGAGACGATGAAGGAGATGCCGGCCACCCTGCTGCTCCGGCCCATCGGTCTCAATACCCTGTCGGTGGAGATCTGGGAGCGAACGTCCGAGGCGATGTGGCAGGAGGCGGCGGTGCCCGCGCTGACCCTGGTCGGTGCCGGCCTGCTGCCGGTGATGCTCTTGATCCGCCTGACGAGCCGCCGCTAACCGCCGCTCGTGGCGACGGCGGCGGGGAATGCCACCACGTGCGGGACGTGGGCGGAGAGGGCGACCCGCGTCCCGGTCGGCAGCATCGAGGTCGAGGGCTGCGAGGAGTGCACCCGGTAGCCCGACGGCAGGCGCACGCAGTAGACGGTCGCCGAGCCGCGGAAGTAGCGGCGCGTGATGGTCCCGGCGCCGCTCGGCTCGGGCACGAACGAGATGGCGTCCGGCCGGATCATCACCTCGACCGGCTGGCCTTCGGGGAGCCGATCGACGTTGGCGAAGGTGCCCACCTCGGTCACGATTCCCTCGCGGCCGACCACGCCGGCGAGGAAATCGGCGGCCCCCACGAAGGAGGCGACGAACCGGGTCGCGGGGCGGTGATAGACCTGCTGGGGCGAAGCCATCTGCTCGACGCGGCCGGCCCGGAGCACTCCCACCCGGTCGGCGAGCGTGAAGGCCTCCTCCTGATCGTGCGTGACGAACACCGCGGTGGTCGCGGTCTCGCGGAGGATCCGCTCCACCTCCTCCCGCATCTGCGCGCGCAGGTCGGTGTCGAGATTCGAGAAGGGCTCGTCGAGCAGCATCAAGGCAGGCGCCGGAGCCAGCGCGCGGGCGAGGGCCACGCGCTGCTGCTGGCCGCCCGACAGCTCATGCGGGTAGCGCGACTCGAGCCCGTCGAGCCCGACCAGGGCGAGCACCTCCGCGGTGCGCGCCCGGCGCCCGTGGCGTCCGGGCCGCGGGAGCCCGAAACCCACGTTGTCCTCGACGGTGAGATGGGGGAACAATGCGTAGTCCTGGAACACGATGCCGATGCCGCGCTCCTCGGGCGGGACGAAGCGCCCGGGGCCCGTGACCACCCGGCCGCGCAGGGTGATGGTGCCCGCGTCGGCGGTCTCCAGACCGGCGATCAGGCGAAGCGTGGTGGTCTTGCCGCAGCCCGATGGTCCGAGGAGCGCGACGATCTCGCCTTCCGCGACGTGCACGGACAGGCGGTCGACCGCGGGCGGCTGGGCGGGCCGGTAGCGCTTGCTGATTTGGTCGAGGACCAGCAGGTCCACCGCTAGCGCCGGGCCAGCACCTCGGGATTGACCGGGGTGGGTGGCGTCCGCCCCTCCAGCACCGCGAGGCAGTTCTCCACCGCCAGGGTGGCCATCTTGAGCCGGGTCTCGAGCGAGCCGCTGCCGATGTGCGGCGCCAGCACCACGTTGGTGAGCCCGATGAGGCCGGGATGGACCGTCGGCTCCTCCTCGAAGACGTCGAGACCCGCGCCGGCGATCCAGCCCTCGCGGAGGGCCTCCACCAGCGCTGCCTCGTCCACCACCGGGCCGCGCGCCGCATTGATCAGGAAGGCGGTCTTCTTCATGGCGCGCAAGGTCTCCCGGTTCATGAGATGCCGAGTCTCGGGGATGAGTGGAGTGTGGAGGCTCACGAAGTCCGACTCGCGGAGGAGTGTGGCCAGGTCGACCCGGCTGGCGTTCAGCTCGCGCTCCGTCGCCGCATCCGCGGCCACCGCATCCTGGTAGAGCACGCGCATGCCGAAGCCGAGCGCCCGGCGGGCCATCGCCCGGCCGATCCGGCCGAAACCGACCACGCCCAGGGTCTTGCCGTGGACGTCGCGCCCCAGCTGCAGCATGTACTCCCACTGCGTGAACCGGCCCTCGCGGACGTAGCGATCGGCCTCCACCAGCCGACGCGCGGTGGCCATGAGGAGCGTCCAGGCGAAGTCCGCGGTGGTATCGGTGAGCACGTCGGGGGTGTTGGTGACCACGACGCCGCGCTTCGTGCAGGCCGCCACGTCCACGTTGTTGAAGCCCACCGCCACATTGGAGACGACGCGCAGCTTCGGGCAGCCGTCCAGCAGCGCCTGATCGATGGCCTCGCTGATGACGCAGATCAGCCCCTGCCGTTCGCGGAGGCGCTTCAGCAGCTCGGCGCGGGGCATGGGCGCGTCCTGGTCGTATGCATCCACGGCCGCGCGGCTGCGGGCCAGCGCGACCGCCGGCTCCGGAAGGAGTCGAGAGATCAGGACCGCCGGCTTCTCATTCGCAGACGTCATCGTGAGTATTCCTAAGTAGTTAGGAAATAGTAATTTTTTCCATTTGACACCACCGAAAGCGCTGCTATATTAGCACTCGCCTTGGTTGAGTGCTAAGGCTCCCAGGCGCGGGATTCGCCGCAAGGCCCAACATCTTACTATCGGGAGGCGAGTTGGCTATGAAGATTCGTCCGTTGCACGACCGAATCCTCGTGAAGCGCGAAGAGGAAAAGGAGGTCAAGAAGGGCGGCATCATCATCCCGGACACCGCGAAGGAGAAGCCCCAGGAGGGGAAAGTCATCGCGGTCGGGAACGGGAAGGTGAACGACGAGGGCAAGAAGGTGCCGCTCGACGTGAAGGCCGGCGACAAGATCCTCTTCGGCAAGTACTCCGGCTCCGAGGTCAAGCTGGACGACGAGGAGTACCTGATCCTCCGCGAGGAGGACGTGCTCGCGATCATCGAGTAGCCGGAACCGTAGCGCGATCCAGCAATTCAACCCGACCGGGCTCCCAGGAGGCGCCGCGGTCAATTCCATCGAACGTCGAGGAGGAGAATCAGCATGCCGAAGCAGGTCATGTTCAGTGACGAGGGACGCGCGGCCCTGCTCCGCGGGGTCAACATCATGGCGGCGGCCGTCAAGGCGACCATGGGCCCCAAAGGCCGGAACGTGGTCATCGACAAGAAGTTCGGCAGCCCGACCATCACCAAGGACGGGGTGACCGTCGCCAAGGAGATCGAGCTGAAGGACAACTACGAGGACATGGGCGCCCAGATGGTGAAGGAAGTGGCGTCCAAGACCTCCGACATCGCGGGTGACGGTACCACCACCGCCACCGTGCTGGCCCAGGCCATCGTGCGCGAGGGCCTGAAGAACGTCACCGCCGGCGCCAACCCCATGGGGCTGAAGCGCGGCATCGACAAGGCGGTCGAGGCGGTGGTCGCGGATCTCAAAAAGATGTCGAAGTCGACCAAGGACAAGAAGGAGATCGCGCAGGTCGCCACCATCGCCTCCAACAACGACAAGACGATCGGCAACCTGATCGCCGAGGCGATGGAGAAGGTGGGCAAGGACGGGGTCATCACCGTCGAGGAGTCGAAGTCGGCGGACACCGTGCTGGACGTGGTCGAGGGCATGCAGTTCGACCGCGGCTACCTCTCCCCGTACTTCGTCACCGACGCGGAGCGGATGGAGTGCGTGCTCGAGGACGCGCTGGTCCTGATCCACGAGAAGAAGATCAGCGTCATGAAGGACATGCTGCCGCTGCTCGAGCAGGTGGCCCGCTCGGGCAAGCCGTTCCTGATCATCGCCGAGGACATCGAGGGCGAGGCCCTGGCCACCCTGGTCGTCAACAAGCTGCGCGGCACGCTGCACACCGCGGCGGTGAAGGCCCCCGGCTTCGGCGACCGCCGCAAGGCCATGCTGGAGGACATCGCCATCCTGACCGGCGGCAAGGCCATCACCGAGGACCTCGGCATCAAGCTCGAGAACATCAAGCTCGAGGATCTGGGCAAGGCCAAGAAGATCGTGGTGGACAAGGACAATAGCACCCTCGTCGAGGGCGCGGGCAAGACCGCGGCCATCGAAGGTCGTATCAAGCAGATCCGGGCCCAGATCGAGGAGACCACCTCGGACTACGATCGCGAGAAGCTGCAGGAGCGGCTGGCCAAGCTGGCCGGCGGCGTCGCGGTCATCAAGGTAGGGGCCGCCACCGAGACGGCCATGAAGGAGAAGAAGGCCCGCGTCGAGGACGCGCTGAACGCGACCCGCGCCGCGGTGGAGGAAGGCATCGTGCCCGGCGGGGGCGTCGCGCTCCTGAGGGCGGCCAGCGCGGTCGACGCCCTGAAGCTCGAGGGTGACGAGAAGGTCGGCGCGCACATCGTGCGGCGCGCGCTCGAGGAGCCCATCCGTCAGATCGTGGAGAACGCGGGGCTCGAGGGCAGCGTCATCGTCGAGAAGGTGAAGGCCGAGAAGGTGGTGAACCGCGGCTTCGACGCGGAGTCGCTCGAGTTCGTGGACATGATCCAGGCCGGTATCATCGACCCCACCAAGGTGGAGCGGGTGGCGCTGGAGAACGCGGCG
Encoded proteins:
- a CDS encoding ribonuclease H-like domain-containing protein, producing the protein MGRDLTELTRIIRRIEAKTRASSPAASPPRARATIEDLLEGAIEETERGRLLVVRRRFPVDHRHGAQSLLAARDAASPALALLARAGAAPAEGRRLLYLDTETTGLAGGTGTYAFLVGVGFFDGDDFEVRQFFMRDLDEEPALLCALETMFRRFDGFVTYNGGGFDLPLLETRFVLGRRRFPGEEVFHVDLLGAARRLWSARLADCRLGTVEQHALRFAREHDLPGALIPTVYFEYLRRKQPHALPRVFEHNRHDILSLAALTGWVADAITRAPVPDLEPEALAGLGRLLEASEPARSLACYRMALDAGLPTPSRERLLLRLAQGEKRRERWDEARALWEAAARGPRDFDPRPWEEIAKVHEHRRRDLAAARLVVEEALDLARRHRASERVLAAFEHRRERLARRLERAVGLDSARQSA
- a CDS encoding extracellular solute-binding protein translates to MLAAGLALAVGMPAASGQSAAVTVYSARSHYGQEPAMEAFTRKTGIQVKSFGGESGPLFERLKAEGDKTPADVLISVDAGNLWNAARAGLLSKVDSPEIAANVPAHLRDPENRWVGLTVRARTIMYNTAKVKPEELSTYEALGDPKWKGRLCLRSSTHIYNQSLIATMIKRRGEAKAEAIVRGWVANNPTLINGDTKILEAVAAGQCDLALTNTYYLGRIVAKDAAFPVAAFWADQPTPGTHVNISGAGVTAHSRNRAAAIKLIEFLTSPEAQQMFADSNFEYPANPQAGVNPVIAKWGTFKQDDTNVAAAGEYQAAATRLADRAGYK
- a CDS encoding iron ABC transporter permease, translating into MLALRPARPALWSWLAVGIAATLAVPIAVVLSALAAPSRDIWLHLWRTQLLELIAHTVWLLVGVGAGTLIVGGGLAWLVVHHRFPGRSALEWALILPLAVPAYVIGFAFLGLFEYSGPLQTGLRGWWGPGARLPELRSLGGVALMMTLVFYPYVYLLARVAFREQGTAVVETARSLGRSRWGAFLRVTVPMARPSLAAGVALAMMEALADFGTVAIFGYRTLTEAIYRVWYGMFDRIAATQLASVLLLFALALLLLERRARGRARFTQAARGTATVEPRALHGWRAAAATACCGVVLFLAFLLPVGQLGWWAVAVIRAGRIAPDFAALLGRTGLLAASAAVVVCALAVLLAYAGRLDGGGSVRLATQLASMGYAVPGAVIAVGVLLPLAWADHALVPPLERALGRPLGLLLTGSAAGLIVAYVVRFLAVGLQTVEASLGKISPALDDAARMLGARAGAALRRVHLPLMRGGVLTAAALVFVETMKEMPATLLLRPIGLNTLSVEIWERTSEAMWQEAAVPALTLVGAGLLPVMLLIRLTSRR
- a CDS encoding ABC transporter ATP-binding protein, which encodes MPPIIVADHLTKWYGPRLAVDRISLEVETGEVMGLLGPNGSGKTTILRILTGYLRPSAGTARIAGLDVVDESFQARARVGYVPEDSPLYGWMRVREFLGFMARLKGLAGDRVGSAVEGAIERLALGDVGRLLIGKLSRGYRQRVAIAQALLGNPELLVLDEPTNGLDPRQIIEMRGHIRALAGERTVLVTSHILGEIERVADRVAILLNGRLLGVHSLRTGGLGQRIRLRVRGRPDAVRAALAAVPGVRGVRVETTDAASDPAAYLVDAEAGATVSEALAASLVAGGFGLVEMGPAPVDLEALFLGLTGDRAGDGP
- a CDS encoding N-acyl homoserine lactonase family protein, whose amino-acid sequence is MKMYAFSSGGLTIAKSALQSGASTNPITVPVGFFVVRHPKGNFLFDTGNNDKIISDPSYWGPFIKGLTPERGPDVAIDTQLKKIGLSPDDIKYVAVGHMHLDHGGNVCKFPKATLLVQKDEMKNAAWPEPGTAGPYIPGDVACLRNDLGEALPNKFKMEQLTGDLDVFGDGSVVVKNWPGHTPGSQMAIVRLPKTGTVVLTSDNVYFSENVTKNLLPDISLAYYPAGILNAYEYIRMLQGRENASFMTAHDPDGPAGKARSTKAPQMFE
- a CDS encoding DEAD/DEAH box helicase, whose product is MQIRELLDELLTSLETGPLITAVRHFESRPAVFAPFPSSLDPRIVEALKARGIEQLYSHQARAFETAAKGEHLVVVTPTASGKTLCYNLPVLQALVQQPEARVLYLFPTKALAQDQLAELTELAKSLPDMRMFTYDGDTPQDARRSVRARANLVLTNPDMLHSGILPHHTKWVNLFQNLKYVVIDELHAYRGVFGSHLANVLRRLKRICRHYGATPQFIMASATIANPGDLAQRLTGEPVAELNESGAPTGEKTFMVYNPPVINPDLGIRAPYLGEASRLAARFLKQKVATIVFCQSRLSTEVVLASIKKEVEDKTGDSGIVRGYRGGYLPLRRREVERGLRSGDVLGVVATSALELGIDIGHLDLAVLAGYPGTIASMWQQAGRAGRRSGESAAVMVATSSPMDQYLAAHPDYLFGAPPEHARVNPENPFILINHVKCAAFELPLGADEPFGGDVSAHLAALEEEGVLHRAGEHFHWSSETYPADHISLRTVTSDNFLVIDTTARDAQQVKRRQIIAEVDWKSAFAMIYPKAIYMVEGEPFEVQELHYREDEEKVAYVKKVVVDYFTDAITAKGVWILQRFGRQETPGLLAEQGEVLVAEKVVGFKKIKMGTLENVGSGEVELPQQEMQTTSAWLTLDPGLLDQISSRRDDLVDGLRALTHLLHHLAPIFLLCDIRDVGSWLGDGSPAQAGQVVTRETMRAQLLQGETFTPTIYLYDNQPGGIGLAERIFEVLPDLLARGLETLEACGCRSGCPSCAGPVNEVGRQAKPVALAILQRLVRRR